The proteins below come from a single Miscanthus floridulus cultivar M001 chromosome 1, ASM1932011v1, whole genome shotgun sequence genomic window:
- the LOC136482359 gene encoding vacuolar sorting protein 3-like isoform X1 has translation MGSQPPASRVALEPLATLDPPALAGLPVSSPLTVRSAALSGHLLYLGTGGGKLLLFSLQDPSTPEFLRLLPIGATLPVSAIVPLPSVARLLVLADGLLLLADPLLSRPVRRLGSLRNVAAVAARRVDPADPSSCSVAISVGKKLLRVDFTLHDADELDVQTREIASVEGVKALAWVDDSVFVATATGYSLYSSTTGQVVDIFSLPESSGHPRVKPLSGGDEVMLLVDNVGVVVDRFGQPVGSSLVFSTTPDCIAEVFPYVIVAGDSKVDVYRRRNAAHLQTIPVARTGQGVLIVASDDDGIGTELVVIATTYKVFCYRKVSAVEQIKASLRRKNYKEAISLLEEFESDGEISKEMISFVHAQLGFLLFFDLRFEDAVNHFLLSETMQPSEVFPFIMRDPNRWSDLVPRKRYWGLHPPPKPLEEVIDDGLVAVQQALFLKKAGVDTIVDEDFLSNPPSRADLLELAIRNIIRYLCASRMKNLSSPEMEGVDTLLMYLYRALHLVDDMEKLASSQNSCIVDELESLLDDSGHLRTLAFLYGSKGMCSKALSIWRILARNYSTGLWKDLSENGSCGTLVGKRSGEEIAAIEAAKILKELSDEDLVLEHLGWVADIDQDLAIAVLTSETRENQLSPEKVVAAVDAEKVVIHQRYLQWLIEDQGCDDPHYHTSYALSLAKSAIEAIDMESKYRGKDNSEIDSDAQFIYLLRESLQLFLQASDLYDSEDVLDVIAESELWLEKAILYRKMGQENIVLQILALKLEDSEAAEQYCAEIGRDDAYIQLLGLYLDPQNGKEPMFTAAVRLLHNHGESLDPIQVLERLSPDMPLQLASDTILRMLRARVHHHRQGQIVHNLSRATNLDVHLTRLEERSRHVQLTDESICDSCRARLGTKLFAMYPDDSVVCYRCYRSQQGDSSSGRGRSLRKDVIFKQSWLVSR, from the exons ATGGGATCCCAGCCGCCGGCCTCCCGCGTGGCCCTGGAGCCCCTCGCAACGCTCGACCCCCCCGCGCTCGCCGGCCTCCCCGTCTCCTCCCCGCTCACCGTCCGCTCCGCCGCGCTCTCCGGCCACCTGCTCTACCTCGGCACCGGCGGCGGCAAgctgctcctcttctccctccagGATCCCTCCACCCCCGAGTTCCTCCGCCTCCTCCCCATCGGCGCCACGCTTCCTGTCTCCGCCATCGTCCCGCTCCCCTCCGTCGCTcgcctcctcgtcctcgccgACGGTCTCCTGCTCCTCGCGGACCCGCTCCTCTCCCGCCCCGTCCGCCGCCTCGGCTCCCTGCGCAACGTCGCGGCCGTCGCCGCCCGCCGCGTCGACCCCGCCGACCCATCATCATGCTCCGTCGCCATCTCCGTCGGGAAGAAGCTGCTCCGGGTCGACTTCACGCTGCACGACGCCGACGAGCTGGATGTGCAGACGCGCGAGATCGCCTCTGTCGAGGGGGTCAAGGCGCTCGCTTGGGTCGACGACTCTGTCTTCGTTGCCACCGCCACTGGGTACTCCCTCTACTCGAGCACCACTGGCCAGGTTGTGGACATATTCTCGCTCCCAGAATCCTCCGGTCACCCGAGGGTGAAGCCGCTCTCTGGAGGTGACGAGGTGATGCTCCTGGTCGACAATGTCGGTGTTGTGGTCGACAGATTTGGCCAACCGGTTGGAAGCAGCTTGGTGTTCAGCACCACGCCCGACTGCATAGCCGAGGTGTTCCCCTATGTGATTGTTGCTGGGGACTCCAAGGTCGATGTGTACAGGAGGAGAAACGCTGCACACCTACAGACCATTCCTGTTGCCAGGACTGGTCAAGGCGTTTTGATTGTGGCTAGCGATGATGATGGGATCGGCACGGAGCTAGTTGTGATCGCTACGACTTATAAG GTTTTTTGCTACCGTAAAGTATCTGCAGTGGAGCAGATTAAGGCATCTTTACGAAGAAAGAACTACAAGGAAGCTATTTCTTTATTAGAAGAGTTTGAGTCAGATGGTGAAATTTCAaaggaaatgatctcctttgtcCATGCACAACTTGGATTTTTGTTGTTTTTTGACTTGCGTTTCGAGGATGCTGTAAATCATTTTTTGTTATCAGAGACTATGCAGCCATCAGAAGTATTTCCATTCATTATGCGGGATCCTAACCGTTGGTCAGATCTG GTGCCAAGAAAGCGGTATTGGGGTTTGCATCCACCCCCTAAGCCCCTTGAAGAAGTTATTGATGATGGTCTGGTAGCAGTTCAACAGGCATTGTTTCTGAAAAAGGCAGGTGTGGATACAATTGTGGATGAAGATTTCCTTTCAAATCCACCAAGTAGAGCTGATCTTTTGGAACTAGCAATCAGAAATATTATCAG GTACCTTTGTGCATCGCGGATGAAGAATTTATCTTCTCCAGAGATGGAAGGAGTTGATACTCTTCTGATGTATCTTTATAGAGCACTTCATCTTGTTGATGACATGGAGAAGCTTGCATCATCTCAGAATAGCTGTATTGTG GATGAACTAGAATCCCTTTTGGATGACTCTGGACATTTACGGACACTTGCTTTCTTGTATGGCAGTAAAGGAATGTGCTCCAAAGCTCTTTCTATATGGCGTATACTGGCAAGGAATTATAGCACAGGTTTGTGGAAGGATCTGTCTGAGAATGGTTCCTGTGGAACTTTGGTTGGCAAAAGGTCTGGCGAGGAAATTGCCGCTATAGAAGCAGCCAAGATCCTCAAAGAATTGTCTGATGAGGACCTTGTTCTGGAACATCTTGGATGG GTGGCAGACATTGATCAAGATCTAGCGATTGCAGTTTTAACATCTGAGACGAGGGAAAATCAACTCTCACCAG AAAAGGTTGTCGCTGCTGTTGATGCTGAAAAGGTTGTGATCCATCAAAG ATATCTGCAGTGGTTGATTGAGGATCAGGGCTGCGATGACCCTCACTATCACACATCATATGCTCTTTCACTGGCTAAATCTGCGATTGAAGCAATTGATATGGAGTCTAAATATAGAGGGAAAGACAATAGTGAAATTGATTCTGatgcacaatttatttatttattaagagAGAGCTTGCAATTGTTTCTGCAAGCTTCAGACCTGTATGATTCAGAAGATGTGCTCGATGTGATAGCAGAATCTGAGCTATGGCTGGAAAAG GCAATACTGTATAGGAAAATGGGCCAAGAGAATATTGTACTTCAGATACTAGCATT GAAGCTGGAGGATAGTGAAGCTGCTGAGCAGTATTGTGCTGAGATTGGTCGAGATGATGCCTATATTCA GCTTTTGGGTTTGTATTTGGATCCTCAAAACGGGAAGGAGCCTATGTTTACAGCAGCTGTACGACTTCTTCATAATCATGGTGAATCTTTGGACCCCATACAAGTATTGGAG AGATTATCTCCTGATATGCCTCTTCAGCTGGCATCAGATACAATTTTACGGATGCTGAGGGCCCGAGTGCACCATCATCGCCAAGGGCAG ATAGTCCACAATTTATCACGGGCGACAAACCTAGACGTGCATTTAACGAGACTGGAGGAGAGATCGAGGCATGTGCAGCTAACCGACGAGAGTATCTGCGATTCATGTAGAGCTCGCCTCGGCACCAAGCTGTTTGCGATGTACCCTGACGACTCGGTTGTTTGCTACAGG TGCTATCGATCCCAGCAAGGTGATTCCTCATCAGGGCGTGGCCGTAGCTTGAGGAAAGATGTTATATTCAAACAGAGCTGGCTTGTCAGTAGATAG
- the LOC136482359 gene encoding vacuolar sorting protein 3-like isoform X2, with protein MGSQPPASRVALEPLATLDPPALAGLPVSSPLTVRSAALSGHLLYLGTGGGKLLLFSLQDPSTPEFLRLLPIGATLPVSAIVPLPSVARLLVLADGLLLLADPLLSRPVRRLGSLRNVAAVAARRVDPADPSSCSVAISVGKKLLRVDFTLHDADELDVQTREIASVEGVKALAWVDDSVFVATATGYSLYSSTTGQVVDIFSLPESSGHPRVKPLSGGDEVMLLVDNVGVVVDRFGQPVGSSLVFSTTPDCIAEVFPYVIVAGDSKVDVYRRRNAAHLQTIPVARTGQGVLIVASDDDGIGTELVVIATTYKVFCYRKVSAVEQIKASLRRKNYKEAISLLEEFESDGEISKEMISFVHAQLGFLLFFDLRFEDAVNHFLLSETMQPSEVFPFIMRDPNRWSDLVPRKRYWGLHPPPKPLEEVIDDGLVAVQQALFLKKAGVDTIVDEDFLSNPPSRADLLELAIRNIIRYLCASRMKNLSSPEMEGVDTLLMYLYRALHLVDDMEKLASSQNSCIVDELESLLDDSGHLRTLAFLYGSKGMCSKALSIWRILARNYSTGLWKDLSENGSCGTLVGKRSGEEIAAIEAAKILKELSDEDLVLEHLGWVADIDQDLAIAVLTSETRENQLSPEKVVAAVDAEKVVIHQRYLQWLIEDQGCDDPHYHTSYALSLAKSAIEAIDMESKYRGKDNSEIDSDAQFIYLLRESLQLFLQASDLYDSEDVLDVIAESELWLEKAILYRKMGQENIVLQILALKLEDSEAAEQYCAEIGRDDAYIQLLGLYLDPQNGKEPMFTAAVRLLHNHGESLDPIQVLERLSPDMPLQLASDTILRMLRARVHHHRQGQSTIYHGRQT; from the exons ATGGGATCCCAGCCGCCGGCCTCCCGCGTGGCCCTGGAGCCCCTCGCAACGCTCGACCCCCCCGCGCTCGCCGGCCTCCCCGTCTCCTCCCCGCTCACCGTCCGCTCCGCCGCGCTCTCCGGCCACCTGCTCTACCTCGGCACCGGCGGCGGCAAgctgctcctcttctccctccagGATCCCTCCACCCCCGAGTTCCTCCGCCTCCTCCCCATCGGCGCCACGCTTCCTGTCTCCGCCATCGTCCCGCTCCCCTCCGTCGCTcgcctcctcgtcctcgccgACGGTCTCCTGCTCCTCGCGGACCCGCTCCTCTCCCGCCCCGTCCGCCGCCTCGGCTCCCTGCGCAACGTCGCGGCCGTCGCCGCCCGCCGCGTCGACCCCGCCGACCCATCATCATGCTCCGTCGCCATCTCCGTCGGGAAGAAGCTGCTCCGGGTCGACTTCACGCTGCACGACGCCGACGAGCTGGATGTGCAGACGCGCGAGATCGCCTCTGTCGAGGGGGTCAAGGCGCTCGCTTGGGTCGACGACTCTGTCTTCGTTGCCACCGCCACTGGGTACTCCCTCTACTCGAGCACCACTGGCCAGGTTGTGGACATATTCTCGCTCCCAGAATCCTCCGGTCACCCGAGGGTGAAGCCGCTCTCTGGAGGTGACGAGGTGATGCTCCTGGTCGACAATGTCGGTGTTGTGGTCGACAGATTTGGCCAACCGGTTGGAAGCAGCTTGGTGTTCAGCACCACGCCCGACTGCATAGCCGAGGTGTTCCCCTATGTGATTGTTGCTGGGGACTCCAAGGTCGATGTGTACAGGAGGAGAAACGCTGCACACCTACAGACCATTCCTGTTGCCAGGACTGGTCAAGGCGTTTTGATTGTGGCTAGCGATGATGATGGGATCGGCACGGAGCTAGTTGTGATCGCTACGACTTATAAG GTTTTTTGCTACCGTAAAGTATCTGCAGTGGAGCAGATTAAGGCATCTTTACGAAGAAAGAACTACAAGGAAGCTATTTCTTTATTAGAAGAGTTTGAGTCAGATGGTGAAATTTCAaaggaaatgatctcctttgtcCATGCACAACTTGGATTTTTGTTGTTTTTTGACTTGCGTTTCGAGGATGCTGTAAATCATTTTTTGTTATCAGAGACTATGCAGCCATCAGAAGTATTTCCATTCATTATGCGGGATCCTAACCGTTGGTCAGATCTG GTGCCAAGAAAGCGGTATTGGGGTTTGCATCCACCCCCTAAGCCCCTTGAAGAAGTTATTGATGATGGTCTGGTAGCAGTTCAACAGGCATTGTTTCTGAAAAAGGCAGGTGTGGATACAATTGTGGATGAAGATTTCCTTTCAAATCCACCAAGTAGAGCTGATCTTTTGGAACTAGCAATCAGAAATATTATCAG GTACCTTTGTGCATCGCGGATGAAGAATTTATCTTCTCCAGAGATGGAAGGAGTTGATACTCTTCTGATGTATCTTTATAGAGCACTTCATCTTGTTGATGACATGGAGAAGCTTGCATCATCTCAGAATAGCTGTATTGTG GATGAACTAGAATCCCTTTTGGATGACTCTGGACATTTACGGACACTTGCTTTCTTGTATGGCAGTAAAGGAATGTGCTCCAAAGCTCTTTCTATATGGCGTATACTGGCAAGGAATTATAGCACAGGTTTGTGGAAGGATCTGTCTGAGAATGGTTCCTGTGGAACTTTGGTTGGCAAAAGGTCTGGCGAGGAAATTGCCGCTATAGAAGCAGCCAAGATCCTCAAAGAATTGTCTGATGAGGACCTTGTTCTGGAACATCTTGGATGG GTGGCAGACATTGATCAAGATCTAGCGATTGCAGTTTTAACATCTGAGACGAGGGAAAATCAACTCTCACCAG AAAAGGTTGTCGCTGCTGTTGATGCTGAAAAGGTTGTGATCCATCAAAG ATATCTGCAGTGGTTGATTGAGGATCAGGGCTGCGATGACCCTCACTATCACACATCATATGCTCTTTCACTGGCTAAATCTGCGATTGAAGCAATTGATATGGAGTCTAAATATAGAGGGAAAGACAATAGTGAAATTGATTCTGatgcacaatttatttatttattaagagAGAGCTTGCAATTGTTTCTGCAAGCTTCAGACCTGTATGATTCAGAAGATGTGCTCGATGTGATAGCAGAATCTGAGCTATGGCTGGAAAAG GCAATACTGTATAGGAAAATGGGCCAAGAGAATATTGTACTTCAGATACTAGCATT GAAGCTGGAGGATAGTGAAGCTGCTGAGCAGTATTGTGCTGAGATTGGTCGAGATGATGCCTATATTCA GCTTTTGGGTTTGTATTTGGATCCTCAAAACGGGAAGGAGCCTATGTTTACAGCAGCTGTACGACTTCTTCATAATCATGGTGAATCTTTGGACCCCATACAAGTATTGGAG AGATTATCTCCTGATATGCCTCTTCAGCTGGCATCAGATACAATTTTACGGATGCTGAGGGCCCGAGTGCACCATCATCGCCAAGGGCAG TCCACAATTTATCACGGGCGACAAACCTAG
- the LOC136482339 gene encoding uncharacterized protein, with product MVFGNVFIVLGSGVAGSVLTGDAKLPKLGDVFSGAAKFVKKHGKEGGDAKSGSSDQNQLLSQINNLREQIHTLATTPNTIVTPAANSGPGVYTITAVVVAGAIGYAYIKWKGWKLSDMMFVTKRGLSDACTAVGNHLDQVSDSVVVTRKHLAGRIDRVDISLDETQQIIEGTRDEVGIIHGDLSAFQEDLQSVNLVVRTLESKMGRLESSQDQTVDGINHLCEFTRKMEPSQNANVRQVSSSSIPAVMDSSSERIVGRASCLPRLALESPISSPVAESPRAETSLQASPAAKRPETTSQEQEGVSRTCRTRNREGSSEEKSSHSHGPSSALSSAKAASMKTQNPSSSRLGGLWMPVLGTLLRASALS from the exons ATGGTGTTCGGCAATGTCTTCATCGTCCTCGGCTCCG GCGTCGCTGGATCCGTTCTCACTGGTGACGCCAAACTTCCTAAACTGGGGGATGTATTCTCTGGAGCCGCCAAG TTTGTGAAGAAACATGGGAAAGAAGGCGGTGACGCAAAGTCTGGCAGCAGCGATCAGAACCAGTTGCTATCTCAG ATCAACAATCTCAGGGAGCAGATACACACCCTAGCCACAACACCAAATACAATAGTGACACCGGCTGCGAATTCTG GACCCGGCGTATATACTATAACAGCAGTTGTTGTTGCTGGGGCTATCGGCTATGCTTATATAAAGTGGAAG GGATGGAAACTCTCTGATATGATGTTTGTGACAAAGCGTGGTTTATCTGATGCTTGCACTGCTGTTGGCAACCATTTGGATCAAGTTTCAGACTCTGTCGTT GTCACAAGGAAACATCTGGCTGGGAGGATTGATCGTGTGGATATTAGTTTAGACGAAACCCAGCAGATTATTGAAGGCACAAGGGATGAG GTTGGAATCATACATGGAGATCTAAGTGCTTTCCAGGAGGATTTGCAATCAGTCAATCTTGTAGTTCGGACTCTG GAATCCAAGATGGGGCGTCTTGAAAGCTCTCAG GATCAAACGGTAGACGGAATAAATCACTTATGTGAGTTCACCCGAAAGATGGAACCTAGCCAGAATGCCAATGTTCGTCAG GTCTCTTCGTCATCCATTCCTGCAGTTATGGATTCCTCTTCGGAGCGAATTGTTGGGAGG GCTAGCTGTTTGCCTCGTCTAGCTCTGGAATCGCCAATCTCCTCACCTGTAGCTGAATCGCCTAGAGCAGAGACATCCCTGCAGGCTTCACCTGCGGCCAAACGGCCTGAGACGACATCGCAG GAGCAGGAAGGTGTTAGCCGAACATGTCGTACGAGAAACAGGGAAGGATCATCTGAGGAGAAGTCATCCCATTCGCATGGGCCATCATCAGCATTATCgtcggctaaagcagctagcatGAAGACACAAAACCCAAGCTCGAGCCGATTGGGGGGCCTCTGGATGCCTGTGCTTGGCACTTTGCTCAGGGCTTCTGCTTTAAGTTAG
- the LOC136482349 gene encoding formin-like protein 14: MPLPPPPSILLLSLLLLLLLPAATISTTQTNATLPSPPLPPPPPPAAPHPPRRHHHTASPRAPLTTPPPPSLPPPPPPHPTPTPVAVPPAPPPTPTPTPAPPVTTSPTPKYPSSSATPSTGDPYPFTNNPFFPTANSPPPPPPAAETQPSGDGGLPTFPANISTLVAPTPRASGSHRFPVLQALLLSLLSLCLLLLSALLSIHLVRRLRHRGGGGRSGAAASSASAAHRRAASNHDDDDDGDEEGRSLKPPPMPTSSTNPSTEFLYLGTLATPPPSGPQHPGTSSNLRPGSPELRPLPPLPRVGPPSGEFASRSSASDPSTVPPAAAADASSSSLSPSSPSASSPTLGSSPVHFRPPSIPQPRGRAPNPSPPKRRPSPPKGAAEPVAAHAWNPFVPLPPRPAVASSDDGDSDQMMDLRKSRPLHSDKLKSASLHMKDEVIQLYLNNSAAVAAPREVCLLGALRCHGIGMIVGALGVSKEQLRDALLEGNAHGLGVEALRMLTQMVLSNEEELKLKYFKDDSQTRLCPVDAFLKAMLDVPFAFKRVDAMLYIASFYLEINQLRMSYATLEGACQEMSSSRLFHKVLEAVVNFGNFMNTNSGSPCSKGLEPNTVLKIADVKGADGKAALMQFLVQEIVKPEGYNVMEDGSGTCKMNTSTLQYDAECRKHGLEVVTKLAAELSTTKKAASIDITRLSRSVSELGMGLGKVHDVVRLNSMVTSAESTRRFHNSMSTFLRHAEEEILKLQSQESICLSSVKEIAEWFIGELGNDEAHMFRIFAGVREFLAMLDRICKEAGEVNSNNWVGATTASWMAAPMGMTP, translated from the exons ATGCCGTTGCCGCCGCCTCCCTCCATCCTCCTCCTCtccctgttgctgctgctgctgctcccggcCGCTACCATTTCCACCACCCAAACAAATGCCACCCTCCCGTCTCCGcctctgcctccgcctccgccgccggcggCACCGCATCctccccgccgccaccaccacaccgCGTCTCCTCGCGCCCCGCTgacgacgccgccgccacccagcctgccccctcctcctccgccgcaccCTACACCCACTCCGGTCGCCGtgccgccggcgccaccgcccacgcccacgcccacgccagcGCCGCCGGTCACCACTTCGCCGACGCCCAAGTACCCGTCCTCCTCCGCCACCCCCTCCACCGGGGATCCATACCCCTTCACCAACAACCCCTTCTTCCCAACAGCAAactcgccgccgcctcctcccccaGCCGCCGAAACCCAGCCCTCCGGCGACGGCGGCCTCCCGACGTTCCCTGCCAACATCTCCACCCTCGTCGCCCCGACCCCGCGCGCCTCCGGCTCCCACCGCTTCCCCGTGCTCCAGGCGCTGCTCCTCTCCCTGCTCTcgctctgcctcctcctcctctccgcgCTCCTCTCCATCCACCTCGTccgccgcctccgccaccgcggcggcggcggtcgctcCGGGGCCGCGGCGTCCTCCGCCTCCGCTGCCCACCGCCGCGCCGCCAGCaaccacgacgacgacgatgacggggACGAGGAGGGGCGCAGCCTCAAGCCGCCGCCAATGCCCACCTCCTCCACTAACCCCAGCACCGAGTTCCTCTACCTCGGCACCCTCGCCACCCCGCCGCCGTCGGGACCGCAGCACCCCGGCACCAGTTCTAATCTGCGTCCTGGCTCGCCAGAGCTCCGCCCTCTGCCGCCGCTTCCGCGCGTCGGACCGCCGTCAGGCGAGTTCGCATCCCGCAGCTCGGCCTCCGACCCCAGCACCGTGcctcccgccgccgctgccgatgcctcgtcctcctcgctcTCTCCCTCCTCGCCGTCGGCTTCCTCACCCACGCTCGGCTCCAGCCCCGTCCATTTCCGCCCGCCGTCCATCCCGCAGCCGCGTGGCCGAGCCCCCAATCCCTCGCCGCCTAAACGGAGGCCGTCGCCTCCCAAGGGTGCTGCGGAGCCCGTGGCGGCGCACGCGTGGAACCCCTtcgtgccgctgccgccgcgaCCAGCAGTTGCTTCGTCAGATGATGGTGACTCTGATCAGATGATGGACCTGCGCAAGTCGCGGCCTTTGCATTCGGACAAGCTCAAGTCCGCCTCTTTGCA CATGAAGGACGAGGTCATCCAGCTATACCTCAACAATTCGGCGGCGGTTGCGGCGCCGAGGGAGGTGTGTTTGCTCGGTGCCCTCAGGTGTCATGGCATCGGGATGATTGTGGGGGCATTGGGAGTTTCCAAGGAGCAACTGAGGGATGCACTCTTGGAAG GTAATGCACATGGTTTGGGAGTGGAAGCCTTGCGGATGCTCACTCAGATGGTGCTCAGCAATGAAGAAGAGCTTAAGCTCAAATATTTCAAGGATGATTCCCAGACCAGACTTTGCCCAGTTGATGCTTTTTTGAAGGCAATGCTGGATGTTCCGTTTGCGTTCAAGAGAGTGGATGCCATGCTTTACATTGCCAGTTTCTATTTGGAGATCAATCAGCTGAGAATGTCATATGCTACTCTTGAG GGGGCTTGCCAGGAGATGAGCAGCAGCAGGCTGTTCCACAAAGTCCTTGAGGCAGTTGTGAATTTTGGCAATTTCATGAACACCAATTCAGGGTCTCCATGTTCAAAAGGCTTGGAGCCAAACACTGTTCTGAAGATAGCTGATGTGAAAGGAGCTGATGGGAAGGCTGCTCTCATGCAGTTTCTTGTCCAGGAAATTGTGAAACCTGAAGGATACAATGTGATGGAGGATGGTTCAGGTACATGCAAGATGAACACAAGCACTCTGCAGTATGATGCCGAGTGCAGGAAGCATGGCCTTGAGGTTGTCACCAAACTTGCAGCCGAGCTGAGCACCACGAAGAAAGCCGCGTCCATTGACATAACAAGGCTGAGCCGAAGCGTGTCGGAGCTTGGAATGGGGCTTGGGAAGGTCCATGACGTGGTGAGGCTGAACAGCATGGTTACCTCTGCTGAGAGCACTCGGCGTTTCCACAATAGCATGAGCACGTTCCTGAGGCACGCTGAGGAGGAGATCCTGAAGCTCCAGTCTCAGGAGAGCATCTGCTTGTCGTCAGTGAAGGAGATAGCGGAGTGGTTCATCGGGGAGTTAGGCAACGACGAAGCTCACATGTTCAGAATTTTCGCTGGAGTGAGGGAGTTCCTAGCTATGCTCGACCGGATCTGCAAGGAGGCTGGGGAGGTGAACAGCAACAACTGGGTCGGCGCGACAACGGCGAGCTGGATGGCTGCACCCATGGGGATGACGCCTTAA